One part of the Glycine soja cultivar W05 chromosome 11, ASM419377v2, whole genome shotgun sequence genome encodes these proteins:
- the LOC114373441 gene encoding WD repeat-containing protein 44-like, whose protein sequence is MSKALGGTTEDEDEEEQQLLEQDQDCFYDSHDRLLSLSSSCSCSNSNSDNENDAEEHQNDTLPNFTNYDIWISQPSSVSERRTRLLLSLGLSSLTRPIPRDRASPLRFISDTTTTNPNKPPNPKPPPPPPPPPPPPPPPPPSPPIEELCTIRDLDNGKEFVVNELENLREVATGRQLTMEEFEMTVGHSPIVQELMRRQNVEEANVDSNAGGSKAKKKGTGWLKSIKSVASSVAGYRDRRSSDERDTSSEKGGRRSSSATDDSQEGSGGAFHGSERVRVKQYGKSCKEVTALYKSQEIRGHSGSIWSIKFSLDGKYLASAGEDCVIHVWQVVEGERKGELLLLDREKGEDGNVNMFLVVNGSPEPMAGAAGLLSPLGDGERKRKGRSSVSRKSLSLDQFVVPQTVFALTDKPVCSFLGHLHDVLDLSWSKTQHLLSSSMDKTVRLWHLSSKSCLKIFSHSDYVTCIQFNPVDDRYFISGSLDAKVRIWSIPDRQVVDWTDLHEMVTAACYTPDGQGALVGSYKGSCHLYNTSENKLQQKSKINLQNKKKKSHHKKITGFQFAPGSSSEVLITSADSRIRVVDGVDLVHKFKGFRNATSPISASLTANGKYVVAASEDSHVYIWKNEADCRPNRTKGVTVTRSYEHFHCKDVSVAIPWPGVGDAWDMHDTLSGEQPELDNHADEVASANHPPTPVEENFVTEGSRSASGYSNSPRHATIASATNTYFFDRISATWPEEKLLLATRNQSPRVSMDFSNGVSQKMSAWGMVIVTAGLRGEIRTFQNFGLPLRI, encoded by the exons ATGAGCAAAGCCCTGGGAGGAACAACAGAAGACGAAGACGAAGAAGAACAACAACTACTAGAACAAGACCAAGATTGTTTCTACGACTCACACGACCgtttactctctctctcttcttcatGCTCCTGCTCCAACTCCAACTCCGACAACGAAAACGACGCCGAAGAACACCAAAACGACACCCTCCCCAATTTCACCAACTACGACATATGGATCTCCCAACCCTCCTCCGTTTCAGAACGCCGCACGCGCCTTTTACTTTCTCTTGGACTCTCTTCCCTCACGCGCCCAATCCCTCGCGATCGCGCGTCCCCTCTCCGTTTCATATCCGACACCACCACCACAAACCCTAACAAGCCACCAAATCCTAAACCCCCCCCACCGCCTCCGCcgccgccaccaccaccaccaccaccaccaccatcaccaccaaTAGAAGAGCTCTGCACGATTCGAGATCTCGATAACGGGAAAGAGTTCGTCGTGAACGAATTGGAGAATCTGCGCGAGGTTGCTACGGGGCGGCAATTGACGATGGAAGAATTCGAAATGACGGTGGGGCATTCCCCCATCGTTCAGGAACTGATGCGGCGGCAGAATGTTGAAGAGGCGAACGTTGATTCCAATGCGGGTGGTTCCAAAGCGAAGAAGAAGGGGACCGGGTggttgaagagtatcaagagtGTAGCGAGTTCGGTGGCGGGGTATAGGGATCGCCGGAGTAGCGACGAGAGGGACACGTCGTCGGAGAAGGGCGGGAGGCGGTCGAGCTCCGCCACCGACGACAGCCAGGAGGGCAGTGGTGGCGCGTTTCACGGGTCGGAGAGGGTGAGAGTGAAGCAATATGGGAAGAGTTGTAAGGAGGTGACTGCTTTGTATAAGAGTCAGGAGATTCGGGGGCATAGTGGGAGCATTTGGAGCATTAAGTTTAGTTTGGATGGGAAGTATTTGGCGAGTGCCGGGGAGgattgtgtgattcatgtgtggCAGGTGGTGGAGGGGGAGAGGAAGGgggagttgttgttgttggatagGGAGAAGGGTGAAGATGGGAATGTGAATATGTTTTTGGTGGTGAATGGGTCGCCGGAGCCAATGGCGGGGGCGGCGGGGTTGCTGTCGCCGCTGGGGGATGGGGAGAGGAAAAGGAAGGGGAGGTCGAGTGTGAGTAGGAAGTCCTTGAGCTTGGACCAGTTTGTGGTGCCACAGACCGTGTTTGCGCTTACTGACAAACCAGTTTGCTCCTTCCTGGGACATCTCCATGATGTGCTTGACCTCTCATGGTCTAAAACTCAG CACTTGCTCTCATCTTCAATGGACAAAACTGTGCGGCTGTGGCATCTATCCAGCAAGTcttgtttgaaaatattttcacacaGTGACTATG TAACTTGCATCCAGTTTAATCCTGTTGATGATAGATACTTCATTAGTGGATCTCTGGATGCTAAGGTTCGCATATGGAGCATTCCTGATCGACAAGTTGTTGATTGGACCGATCTACATGAGATGGTCACTGCTGCTTGTTATACACCTGATGGTCAG GGTGCACTGGTTGGTTCATACAAGGGTAGCTGCCATTTATATAATACATCTG aAAATAAGTTGCAACAGAAAAGTAAGATCAATCTGcagaacaagaaaaagaaatcacaTCACAAGAAAATTACTGGTTTCCAG TTTGCCCCAGGAAGTTCATCAGAAGTACTTATCACATCTGCTGACTCACGAATTCGGGTGGTTGATGGGGTTGATCTAGTTCATAAGTTTAAAG GCTTTCGGAATGCCACTAGCCCAATTTCAGCATCCCTCACGGCAAATGGTAAATATGTTGTCGCGGCTAGTGAGGACTCCCATGTATACATCTGGAAAAACGAAGCTGATTGCAGGCCTAACAGAACTAAAGGTGTCACTGTCACACGATCATATGAACATTTTCACTGTAAAGATGTGTCAGTGGCCATTCCCTGGCCTGGTGTGGGTGATGCATGGGACATGCATGATACGCTATCCGGAGAACAACCCGAGCTTGATAACCATGCTGATGAAGTCGCATCAGCCAACCATCCTCCTACCCCTGTAGAGGAGAACTTTGTTACTGAGGGTTCAAGATCTGCATCAGGTTACAGCAACAGTCCACGCCATGCAACCATTGCAAGTGCAACAAATACTTACTTTTTTGATAGAATTTCTGCAACATGGCCAGAGGAAAAACTTCTTCTGGCTACTAGAAACCAAAGCCCTCGTGTCAGCATGGATTTCTCTAACGGGGTAAGTCAAAAAATGTCAGCCTGGGGTATGGTGATCGTAACTGCCGGCCTCCGAGGGGAAATAAGAACTTTCCAAAATTTTGGATTACCACTTCGGATATAG